One Mesorhizobium loti genomic window carries:
- a CDS encoding Rv0623-like transcription factor, with translation MTININNKEADSLTRAFARIEGVGITEAIVIAMREALERRRNRETPLETAARLRAEFGIKLSDQARKPLPRSVYDEFSGED, from the coding sequence ATGACGATCAACATCAACAACAAGGAGGCGGACAGCTTGACGCGTGCCTTCGCCAGAATCGAAGGCGTAGGCATCACCGAGGCGATCGTGATTGCCATGCGCGAAGCCCTGGAGCGGCGCCGCAATCGCGAGACGCCGCTGGAGACAGCGGCAAGGCTGCGCGCCGAGTTCGGAATCAAGCTGAGCGACCAGGCGCGCAAACCGCTTCCGCGCTCGGTATACGACGAATTCTCCGGCGAAGACTGA
- a CDS encoding oxidoreductase, translating into MPSAMRTTTLPSGEAVQVLGQGTWKMGEDSRRRADEVKALKLGLDLGITLIDTAEMYASGGAEEVVAEAIAGRRAEVFVVSKVLPSNASRAGVQRACENSLKRLRTDRIDLYLLHWPGSVPLMETVEAFEALKKAGKIRHWGVSNFDTEEMEDLAGLPDGGNVQTNQVLYNLVRRGPEFDLAPWSRQRGIPLMAYSPVEQGALARNARLDAVAARHNATPAQIALAWVMHQDGVIAIPKASSQEHVRQNVAALDIKLTAEDLTDLDRAFPPPTRKRGLEMI; encoded by the coding sequence ATGCCATCTGCCATGAGAACCACCACACTGCCCTCCGGCGAAGCCGTTCAGGTGCTTGGCCAGGGTACCTGGAAGATGGGCGAAGATTCGCGCCGTCGTGCCGATGAGGTCAAAGCGCTGAAGCTCGGCCTCGACCTTGGCATCACGCTGATCGACACCGCCGAAATGTATGCCAGCGGCGGCGCCGAGGAGGTGGTGGCCGAAGCCATTGCCGGGCGCCGCGCCGAAGTCTTCGTGGTTTCGAAAGTTCTGCCGTCAAACGCGTCGCGAGCGGGCGTGCAGCGCGCCTGCGAGAACAGCCTGAAGCGCCTGCGCACCGACCGCATCGACCTCTATCTCTTGCATTGGCCGGGCAGCGTGCCCTTGATGGAGACGGTCGAAGCCTTCGAGGCTTTGAAGAAGGCCGGCAAGATCCGCCATTGGGGCGTCAGCAATTTCGACACCGAGGAGATGGAGGATCTGGCCGGTCTGCCCGACGGCGGCAACGTCCAGACCAATCAGGTGCTCTACAATCTGGTCCGCCGTGGCCCCGAGTTCGATCTCGCGCCCTGGAGCCGGCAGCGCGGCATTCCCCTGATGGCCTATTCTCCGGTCGAGCAAGGCGCGCTGGCGCGCAATGCCAGGCTCGATGCCGTCGCCGCCCGCCACAATGCGACCCCGGCACAAATCGCCCTGGCCTGGGTGATGCACCAGGACGGCGTCATCGCCATTCCGAAGGCCAGCAGCCAGGAGCATGTCCGTCAGAATGTCGCCGCACTCGACATCAAGCTCACGGCTGAAGATCTCACCGATCTCGACCGCGCCTTCCCGCCGCCGACGCGTAAGCGCGGGCTGGAGATGATCTGA
- a CDS encoding glycosyl transferase family protein: MGIGFERVAGIDGKERPELMLQPQHAIHAIRPLSSSEIACLHSHRACWTIIAQDEAPYGAVFEDDMVFSSKAGALLGDTSWVPADADVVKLETFFSTTVIQRRRTSAGHGFSMVRLRKGHPGAGGYLLSRQTARDFLEATAQVNIATDDLIFNPILSAGKTIYQLVPALCAQDQFIGGKLPSLLDQERDAARTASGLMGRQRKPMAVRISREAGRTARWIADFCRFRQRIVVPLDPIEATD, from the coding sequence ATGGGCATCGGGTTCGAGCGGGTCGCGGGGATCGATGGCAAGGAACGTCCCGAGCTGATGCTGCAGCCGCAGCACGCGATACATGCCATCCGGCCGCTCTCCAGCAGCGAAATCGCCTGCCTGCACAGTCATCGAGCCTGCTGGACGATCATTGCCCAGGACGAGGCCCCATACGGCGCCGTGTTCGAGGACGACATGGTCTTCTCCAGCAAGGCCGGGGCATTGCTGGGCGATACGAGTTGGGTGCCGGCGGACGCCGACGTCGTGAAGCTCGAGACATTCTTCTCCACAACCGTGATCCAGAGGAGAAGGACCTCTGCCGGACATGGTTTTTCCATGGTCCGGCTCCGCAAGGGCCATCCGGGGGCCGGCGGTTATCTGCTCTCGCGGCAAACGGCGCGCGACTTTCTGGAGGCAACGGCGCAGGTCAACATTGCCACCGATGATCTCATCTTCAACCCCATCCTGTCGGCCGGCAAGACCATCTACCAACTTGTTCCGGCGCTCTGCGCACAGGATCAGTTCATCGGCGGAAAGCTGCCAAGCCTGCTTGACCAAGAACGCGATGCCGCGCGGACCGCGAGCGGGCTTATGGGAAGGCAGAGGAAGCCGATGGCCGTGAGAATCAGCAGGGAGGCCGGGCGAACCGCACGGTGGATCGCCGATTTCTGCAGATTCCGGCAACGGATTGTCGTGCCGCTCGACCCGATCGAGGCAACGGACTAG
- a CDS encoding copper-transporting P-type ATPase translates to MDAAAVLRDPVCGMTVDPAAGKPTSEHGGRLYHFCSEGCRSKFQAGPEQYLTATDPVCGMSVDRSTAKHFVRHEGQGFYFCSAACQAKFEAAPQTYLGDRPAPPPAPKGTQYTCPMHPEIIRDKPGSCPICGMALEPMGVPSGDEGPNPELVDFTRRFWVSAALSIPLLIFAMAPMVGLSFENLVGDRTKTWAELALASPVVLWAAFPFFHRGWESVLNRSPNMWTLISLGVGAAYLYSVVATLFPDIFPHQFRGHGGAVPVYFEAAAVIVALVFLGQVLELRAREKTGSAIRALLDLAPKTARRIAEDGSETDVPLDSVKAGDRLRIRPGDAVPVDGTVLEGRSSIDESMITGEPLPVEKAEGDALTGGTLNRNGSLIMRAERIGAETTLARIVELVAKAQRSRAPIQGLADRVSFYFVPAVVLVAIVAFIAWAIFGPEPSLIFAIVSAVSVLIIACPCALGLATPMSIMTATGRGAHAGVLIKEAAALERFASVDTLIVDKTGTLTEGRPKLTDVVAANGFSEDELLGHAASLEKGSEHPLAEAIVEGAAARGATVTDAGDFEAVTGKGVSGTVSGKAVALGNAAMMGDLGIDVSAVSASAETLQGDGKTAMFVAVGGRLAGIVAVADPVKATTAEAIKALHDSGLRIIMATGDNERTANAIAKSLGIDEVRAGLLPEQKAALVEELRGRGAGVAMAGDGVNDAPALASAEVGIAMGTGADVAVESAGITLVKGDLNGIVRARTLAQATIGNIRQNLFFAFLYNVLGVPVAAGVLYPLTGMLLSPMLAAAAMSLSSVSVIANALRLRTLKL, encoded by the coding sequence GTGGATGCAGCGGCCGTTCTGCGCGATCCGGTCTGCGGCATGACCGTGGATCCGGCCGCCGGCAAGCCGACATCGGAGCATGGCGGCCGCCTCTATCATTTCTGCAGTGAAGGCTGCCGTTCGAAATTCCAGGCCGGGCCGGAACAATATTTGACGGCCACCGACCCTGTCTGCGGCATGAGCGTCGACCGCTCGACGGCGAAGCACTTCGTCCGCCATGAAGGCCAAGGCTTCTACTTCTGTTCCGCCGCTTGCCAGGCGAAATTCGAAGCGGCGCCGCAGACCTACCTCGGCGACAGGCCGGCGCCGCCGCCCGCGCCCAAGGGCACGCAATACACCTGCCCGATGCATCCGGAGATCATCCGCGACAAGCCCGGCTCCTGCCCGATCTGCGGCATGGCGCTTGAGCCGATGGGCGTACCATCGGGCGATGAGGGGCCAAATCCCGAGTTGGTCGACTTCACCAGGCGGTTCTGGGTCAGCGCGGCCCTGTCGATCCCGCTTCTGATCTTCGCCATGGCGCCGATGGTCGGCCTGAGCTTCGAAAACCTCGTCGGCGACCGGACAAAAACTTGGGCGGAGTTGGCGTTGGCAAGCCCGGTGGTGCTCTGGGCCGCCTTTCCCTTCTTTCATCGTGGCTGGGAGTCGGTCCTCAACCGCAGCCCCAACATGTGGACGCTGATCTCGCTGGGCGTTGGTGCGGCCTACCTCTACAGCGTCGTCGCCACGCTCTTCCCAGACATCTTCCCGCATCAGTTCCGCGGCCATGGCGGTGCCGTGCCGGTCTATTTCGAGGCCGCCGCCGTCATTGTCGCGCTGGTCTTCCTCGGCCAGGTGCTGGAACTGCGTGCCCGCGAAAAGACCGGATCGGCGATCCGCGCCTTGCTCGATCTGGCGCCGAAGACCGCGCGGCGTATCGCCGAGGACGGTTCCGAGACCGACGTGCCGCTGGACAGCGTCAAGGCCGGCGATCGCCTGCGTATCCGGCCCGGCGACGCCGTGCCGGTCGACGGCACCGTGCTCGAAGGTCGCTCCTCCATCGACGAATCGATGATCACGGGCGAACCGTTGCCGGTCGAAAAGGCCGAGGGCGACGCCCTCACTGGCGGCACGCTCAACAGGAACGGCTCGCTGATCATGCGCGCCGAGCGGATCGGCGCCGAGACCACGCTGGCGCGCATCGTCGAACTGGTCGCCAAGGCACAGCGCTCGCGCGCGCCGATCCAAGGCCTGGCCGACCGCGTTTCCTTCTACTTTGTCCCGGCCGTCGTCCTTGTCGCCATCGTGGCCTTCATTGCCTGGGCTATCTTCGGCCCCGAGCCCAGCCTGATCTTCGCCATCGTCTCGGCGGTCTCGGTGCTGATCATCGCCTGTCCCTGCGCGCTTGGCCTCGCCACGCCGATGTCGATCATGACCGCCACCGGGCGCGGTGCACATGCCGGCGTGCTGATCAAGGAAGCCGCAGCGCTCGAACGCTTCGCCTCCGTCGACACGCTGATAGTCGACAAAACCGGCACCTTGACCGAGGGCCGGCCGAAACTGACGGATGTCGTCGCGGCAAACGGCTTTTCCGAAGACGAGCTGCTGGGTCACGCCGCAAGCCTGGAGAAGGGCTCGGAGCATCCGCTGGCCGAGGCCATCGTCGAGGGCGCGGCGGCGCGCGGCGCGACCGTCACTGACGCCGGCGATTTCGAGGCGGTTACCGGCAAGGGCGTTTCAGGCACGGTGTCGGGCAAGGCCGTGGCGCTCGGCAATGCCGCGATGATGGGCGATCTCGGCATCGACGTTTCCGCCGTTTCGGCCAGCGCAGAAACGCTGCAGGGCGACGGCAAGACCGCGATGTTCGTCGCTGTCGGCGGCAGATTGGCCGGCATCGTCGCCGTCGCCGACCCGGTCAAGGCGACCACCGCCGAGGCGATCAAGGCGCTGCATGACAGCGGCTTGAGGATCATCATGGCAACCGGCGACAATGAGCGCACCGCGAACGCAATCGCCAAAAGCCTCGGCATCGACGAGGTTCGCGCCGGGCTGCTGCCGGAACAGAAGGCGGCCCTGGTCGAGGAACTGCGCGGCAGGGGCGCCGGTGTCGCCATGGCTGGCGACGGCGTCAATGACGCACCGGCCCTGGCCAGCGCCGAAGTCGGCATCGCCATGGGCACCGGCGCCGATGTCGCGGTCGAAAGCGCCGGCATCACGCTGGTCAAGGGCGACCTCAACGGCATCGTGCGGGCCCGTACGCTTGCCCAGGCGACGATCGGCAACATCCGCCAGAACCTGTTCTTCGCCTTCCTCTACAATGTGCTTGGCGTGCCGGTCGCCGCCGGCGTGCTCTATCCGCTCACCGGCATGCTTCTGTCGCCGATGCTGGCGGCGGCGGCGATGAGCCTGTCCTCCGTTTCGGTCATCGCCAACGCATTGCGGCTGCGGACGTTGAAACTCTGA
- a CDS encoding PilT protein domain-containing protein, whose translation MFVDAAAIVAMLSHEAEAQRCAQAVVEASAPFTSSIAVWEAAMALSRSEKLAVPVEVSLKIVSRFLEERAIALRELPPVSDATSLSIEAASRFRNNAIRLNLADCFHYACARYYAVPMLSAADEFRLTDLETVP comes from the coding sequence ATGTTTGTCGACGCGGCCGCTATCGTCGCGATGCTCAGCCATGAGGCCGAAGCCCAGCGCTGTGCGCAGGCGGTCGTGGAAGCATCAGCTCCGTTCACATCGTCGATCGCCGTCTGGGAAGCGGCAATGGCCCTTTCGCGATCCGAAAAGCTGGCAGTGCCGGTCGAAGTGAGCCTTAAGATAGTCAGTCGTTTTCTCGAAGAGCGGGCTATCGCTTTGCGGGAGCTTCCGCCGGTCTCCGACGCAACGTCGTTGTCCATCGAGGCTGCGTCGCGGTTTCGCAACAACGCTATCCGATTGAACTTGGCGGACTGTTTTCACTACGCTTGCGCGCGTTACTACGCTGTTCCGATGCTTTCGGCGGCCGACGAATTCAGGCTCACGGATCTGGAGACTGTTCCTTAG
- a CDS encoding PII uridylyl-transferase — protein MAKISLKLDELIDSEALRREMTAVTTATAGDGSGAAARAGVLQLLKARLAEGRKIAEVMLRADGGGNACAERLSHLMDELIRALYDFAATHVYRVKNRSSAERMAVVAVGGYGRGTLAPGSDIDLLFLLPYKQTPWGEQTVEYMLYMLWDLGLKVGHATRNIDECLRLSRTDITIRTSILEARFLWGERKLYDELMLRFDHEVVRTTGPEYVQAKLAERDERHAKAGESRYLVEPNVKDGKGGLRDLQTLFWIGKYFYRVRTGEELVEKGVFTEAEYREFQKAEDFLWAVRCHMHFLTGKAEERLHFDIQREIAGRLGYTTHPGLSAVERFMKHYFLVAKDVGDLTRIFCAALEEEQAKHVPGFNRIFLTFQRRKRKLAGTSDFIVDNHRINIADDQVFERDPVNLLRLFWFADKHGLEFHPDALKLLTRSLGLVNKSLRRDEEANRLFLDILTSDRNAELNLRRMNEAGLLGRLIPDFGKIVAMMQFSMYHHYTVDEHLIRCIGVLAEIERGDGEKVHPLSHSLMPGLKKSREALYVAVLLHDIAKGRPEDHSEAGARIARRICPHMGLSPADTETVAWLVENHLVMSMTAQTRDLNDRKTIEDFASVVQSVERLKMLLILTVCDIRGVGPGVWNGWKGQLLRTLYYETELLLTGGFSEVSRAQRTAAARERLAEALADWPDKARKRYVGLHYENYLLAVDLPDQIRHAEFIREADAAGNKLATMVKTHQFEAVTEITVLAQDHPRLLSVIAGACAGAGGNIVDAQIFTTSDGRALDTILISREFDRDEDERRRAERVGRLIEDVLSGKSWLPEMIEKRTKPKRGAKVFKIPPRAEIRNTLSNRFSVIEVEGLDRPGLLSEITGTLSDLSLDIASAHITTFGEKVIDTFYVTDLTSQKIDSPARIATIRNRLMATLEGIAPERGGKAKAAAE, from the coding sequence ATGGCGAAAATCTCCCTGAAGCTCGATGAACTGATCGACAGCGAAGCCTTGCGCCGCGAGATGACCGCGGTGACCACGGCCACCGCCGGCGACGGTTCCGGAGCGGCCGCCCGCGCCGGCGTTCTGCAGCTTCTCAAGGCCCGGCTTGCCGAAGGCCGAAAGATCGCCGAGGTCATGCTGAGAGCGGATGGCGGCGGCAATGCCTGTGCCGAGCGGCTGTCGCACCTGATGGATGAGCTGATCCGGGCGCTCTACGATTTCGCTGCGACGCATGTCTACCGGGTGAAGAACCGTTCGTCGGCCGAACGCATGGCCGTCGTCGCGGTCGGCGGCTACGGCCGCGGCACGCTGGCGCCAGGATCAGACATCGACCTCCTGTTCCTCTTGCCCTACAAGCAGACGCCGTGGGGCGAACAAACCGTCGAATACATGCTCTACATGCTGTGGGATCTCGGCTTGAAGGTCGGCCACGCCACCCGCAACATCGATGAGTGCCTGCGGCTGTCGCGCACCGACATCACCATCCGCACCTCGATCCTGGAAGCGCGCTTCCTGTGGGGCGAACGCAAGCTCTATGACGAGCTGATGCTGCGCTTCGACCACGAGGTGGTGCGCACAACCGGGCCGGAATATGTCCAGGCCAAGCTCGCCGAACGCGACGAGCGCCACGCCAAGGCCGGCGAAAGCCGCTATCTGGTCGAGCCCAACGTCAAGGACGGCAAGGGCGGCCTGCGCGACCTGCAGACGCTGTTCTGGATCGGCAAATACTTCTACCGGGTGCGCACCGGCGAGGAATTGGTCGAAAAGGGCGTCTTCACCGAAGCCGAGTACCGCGAGTTCCAGAAGGCCGAGGATTTTCTCTGGGCGGTGCGCTGCCACATGCATTTCCTCACCGGCAAGGCCGAGGAGCGGCTGCATTTCGACATCCAGCGCGAGATCGCCGGGCGGCTGGGTTACACCACCCATCCCGGCCTGTCGGCCGTCGAACGCTTCATGAAGCACTACTTCCTCGTCGCCAAGGATGTCGGCGACCTGACCCGCATCTTCTGCGCCGCGCTTGAGGAAGAGCAGGCCAAGCATGTGCCGGGGTTCAACCGCATCTTCCTCACCTTCCAGCGCCGCAAGCGCAAGCTCGCCGGCACCTCGGACTTCATTGTCGACAACCACCGCATCAACATCGCCGACGATCAGGTGTTCGAACGCGATCCCGTCAATCTTTTGAGACTGTTCTGGTTCGCCGACAAGCACGGGCTGGAATTCCATCCCGATGCGCTGAAGCTGCTGACGCGCTCGCTCGGCCTGGTCAACAAGTCGCTGCGCCGCGACGAGGAAGCCAACCGGCTGTTCCTCGACATATTGACCTCGGACCGCAACGCCGAACTCAATCTGCGGCGCATGAACGAGGCCGGGCTGCTCGGGCGGCTGATCCCCGACTTCGGCAAGATCGTCGCCATGATGCAGTTCTCGATGTACCATCACTACACGGTGGACGAGCACCTGATCCGCTGCATCGGCGTGCTGGCAGAAATCGAACGCGGCGACGGCGAGAAGGTGCATCCGCTGTCGCATTCGCTGATGCCGGGCCTGAAGAAGAGCCGCGAGGCGCTCTATGTCGCCGTGCTGCTGCACGACATCGCCAAGGGCAGGCCGGAAGATCATTCCGAGGCCGGCGCCCGCATCGCACGGCGCATCTGCCCGCATATGGGGTTGTCGCCAGCGGATACGGAAACGGTCGCCTGGCTGGTCGAAAACCACCTCGTCATGTCGATGACGGCGCAGACGCGCGATCTCAACGACCGCAAGACGATCGAGGATTTCGCGTCGGTCGTGCAATCGGTCGAGCGGCTGAAGATGCTTTTGATCCTCACCGTCTGCGACATCAGGGGTGTCGGACCCGGTGTTTGGAACGGCTGGAAAGGCCAGCTGCTGCGCACGCTCTATTACGAGACCGAACTGCTTCTGACCGGCGGCTTCTCGGAAGTGTCGCGCGCACAGCGCACGGCGGCGGCGCGCGAACGCCTGGCCGAGGCGCTCGCCGACTGGCCCGACAAGGCCCGCAAGCGCTATGTCGGACTGCACTACGAGAACTATCTGCTGGCCGTCGACCTGCCGGACCAGATTCGCCACGCCGAGTTCATCCGCGAGGCGGACGCGGCCGGCAACAAGCTTGCCACCATGGTCAAGACCCATCAGTTCGAGGCGGTGACCGAGATCACCGTTTTGGCGCAGGACCATCCCCGTCTTCTCTCGGTCATTGCCGGAGCATGCGCCGGCGCCGGCGGCAACATCGTCGACGCGCAGATTTTTACCACCTCGGACGGCCGCGCCCTCGACACGATCCTGATCTCGCGGGAATTCGACCGCGACGAGGACGAGCGCCGTCGTGCCGAGCGCGTCGGCCGGCTGATCGAGGACGTGCTGTCGGGCAAGAGCTGGCTGCCGGAGATGATCGAGAAGCGCACCAAGCCAAAGCGCGGCGCCAAGGTGTTCAAAATCCCGCCGCGCGCCGAGATCCGCAACACGCTGTCGAACCGGTTTTCCGTCATCGAGGTCGAGGGGCTCGACCGCCCGGGCCTGCTGTCGGAGATCACCGGCACGCTGTCAGACCTGTCGCTCGACATCGCTTCGGCACACATCACTACGTTCGGCGAAAAGGTCATCGACACCTTCTATGTCACCGACCTCACCAGCCAGAAGATCGACAGCCCGGCCCGCATCGCCACCATCCGCAACCGGCTGATGGCGACGCTCGAAGGCATCGCGCCCGAACGCGGCGGCAAGGCCAAGGCGGCCGCCGAGTGA
- a CDS encoding virulence factor MviN: MSLVKKFATVASGTLMSRALGFGREMLMAAALGTGPVADAFNAAFQFPNTFRRLFAEGAFNAAFVPLFAKEIETHGTDGAKRFSEEVFGVLFSALLALTIVMELAMPLIVRYLVAPGFADTPGKFETTVLLATIMFPYLICMSLAAMMAGMLNSLRRYFAAAIAPAFLNIILISVLGYAWYHGLDAHAVGFSLSWGVLAAGLVQLAIVWVAVRNAGIAIGFRRPKMTPNVKRLLILALPAAITGGITQINQLIGTAIASAQDSAVSSLAYADRVYQLPLGVVGVAVAIVLLPELSRALKSGNLIEAANLQNRSVEFTLFMTLPAAAALWVMAEPIVRLVYERGAFAANHSTPTVAAILAIFGLGLPAFVLIKAFTPGYFAREDTRTPMTFAAISVAVNVAIALTLFPRMGAPGIAVASAVAGWVNALMLLAVLIRRGHWGRDVPLLKRIPRLVLSAAVMAVALYFAEHWLAVRLGPGSPLVVKATTLLTLVAGGALLYFITAFATGGADFGMIRRNVKRKGPPAPKEQSPDP, from the coding sequence ATGAGCCTCGTCAAGAAATTCGCCACCGTCGCTTCCGGCACGCTGATGAGCCGCGCGCTCGGCTTTGGCCGCGAGATGCTGATGGCCGCCGCACTCGGCACCGGACCGGTCGCCGACGCCTTCAACGCCGCTTTCCAGTTCCCCAACACCTTTCGCCGGCTGTTCGCCGAAGGCGCCTTCAACGCCGCCTTCGTGCCGCTGTTTGCCAAGGAGATCGAAACGCACGGCACCGACGGCGCCAAGCGCTTTTCGGAGGAAGTGTTCGGCGTGCTGTTTTCGGCGCTGCTGGCGCTGACCATCGTCATGGAACTGGCGATGCCACTGATCGTGCGCTACCTGGTGGCGCCGGGTTTCGCCGACACGCCGGGCAAGTTCGAGACGACCGTCCTGTTGGCGACGATCATGTTCCCGTACCTCATCTGCATGTCGCTCGCCGCCATGATGGCGGGCATGCTGAATTCGCTGCGCCGCTATTTCGCTGCGGCGATCGCGCCGGCGTTCCTCAACATCATCCTGATCAGCGTGCTTGGCTATGCCTGGTATCACGGGCTGGATGCCCATGCCGTCGGCTTCAGCCTGTCCTGGGGCGTGCTGGCGGCGGGGCTCGTGCAACTCGCCATCGTCTGGGTGGCGGTCCGCAACGCCGGCATCGCGATCGGCTTCCGCCGGCCAAAAATGACGCCGAACGTCAAGCGCCTGCTGATCCTGGCCCTGCCGGCGGCGATCACCGGCGGCATCACCCAGATCAACCAGCTGATCGGCACGGCGATCGCGTCGGCGCAGGACAGTGCGGTGTCCTCGCTCGCCTATGCCGACCGCGTCTATCAGCTGCCGCTCGGTGTCGTCGGTGTTGCAGTGGCGATCGTGCTGCTGCCGGAACTGTCGCGGGCACTGAAATCAGGCAATCTTATCGAGGCTGCCAATCTGCAGAACCGCTCGGTCGAGTTCACCCTGTTCATGACCTTGCCGGCGGCGGCGGCGCTTTGGGTGATGGCGGAGCCGATCGTGCGGCTGGTCTATGAGCGCGGCGCGTTTGCCGCCAACCATTCGACCCCAACCGTGGCGGCGATCCTGGCGATCTTCGGGCTCGGCTTGCCGGCCTTCGTGCTGATCAAGGCCTTCACCCCGGGCTATTTCGCCCGCGAGGACACGCGCACGCCGATGACCTTCGCCGCCATCTCGGTGGCGGTGAACGTCGCCATCGCGCTGACACTGTTTCCCAGGATGGGCGCGCCCGGCATTGCGGTCGCCTCTGCCGTGGCCGGCTGGGTCAATGCGCTGATGCTGCTTGCCGTCTTGATCCGGCGCGGCCACTGGGGCCGCGACGTGCCGCTTTTGAAGCGCATTCCGCGGCTGGTGCTGTCGGCGGCGGTGATGGCGGTGGCGCTATATTTCGCCGAGCACTGGCTGGCCGTCAGGCTCGGTCCCGGCTCGCCGCTGGTCGTCAAAGCAACGACGCTGCTGACGCTGGTGGCCGGCGGGGCGCTGCTCTACTTCATCACCGCCTTTGCCACCGGCGGCGCCGATTTCGGCATGATCCGGCGCAATGTGAAGCGCAAGGGACCGCCGGCGCCTAAGGAACAGTCTCCAGATCCGTGA